In the Sarcophilus harrisii chromosome 1, mSarHar1.11, whole genome shotgun sequence genome, one interval contains:
- the NDUFB9 gene encoding NADH dehydrogenase [ubiquinone] 1 beta subcomplex subunit 9, translated as MALCAPGAFLTHRQKVLRLYKRALRHLESWIIHRDEYRFKACLLRARFENHKNENDMVKATKLLMEGEQEFWACQHPQPYIFPDSPGGTSFERYECYKVPEWCLDYWHPSEKAMYPDYFAKREKWKKLRLESWEREVQQLKEETPPDGPKTEALPPARKEGHLPPLWWHIVTRPRERPSE; from the exons ATGGCGTTGTGCGCCCCGGGCGCCTTTCTGACCCACCGTCAAAAGGTGCTGCGGCTCTACAAGCGGGCGCTTCGCCACCTCGAGTCCTGGATAATCCACAG GGATGAATATCGATTCAAAGCTTGTTTACTGAGAGCTCGGtttgaaaatcataaaaatgaaaacgATATGGTAAAGGCCACCAAACTGCTTATGGAGGGTGAGCAAGAATTTTGGGCTTGTCAGCATCCTCAACCATATATTTTCCCTGATTCTCCTGGTGGTACTTCCTTTGAAAGATATGAGTGTTACAAG GTCCCCGAGTGGTGCTTAGACTACTGGCACCCCTCTGAGAAGGCCATGTACCCAGATTACTTTGCcaagagggagaaatggaagaaactgCGTTTGGAGAGTTGGGAACGCGAG GTTCAGCAATTGAAGGAAGAAACTCCCCCTGATGGTCCTAAGACTGAAGCTCTGCCCCCAGCCCGAAAGGAAGGTCATTTGCCTCCACTGTGGTGGCATATTGTCACTAGGCCCCGAGAGCGCCCCTCAGAGtaa